A portion of the Melitaea cinxia chromosome 1, ilMelCinx1.1, whole genome shotgun sequence genome contains these proteins:
- the LOC123653775 gene encoding histone-lysine N-methyltransferase SETMAR-like gives MPESSLYLTKFEHRAVIKFLVKKGKTAKEIFEETSSVYGESGTSSATVKRWTRLFQQGRETLEDDLRSGRPNTAVTDENIEKDNLEEICTRIVTVDETWIRQYDPESKQEPMQWIEKGERPPKKFKVEKSASKLIATIFWDCEGVLLIDYLPKKTTMNAEYYAGLLKKVREAIVEKRRGKISKGILFLQDNAPVHTARIARQALLETGFDEVNHPPYSPDLAPSDYFSFKNLKKDLRGRRFGDDEEMKVAVNEHFLAKDAGYFLSGIQALYKRCQRNLVTQVHGVMLCAAVYVMIHRASLVEAIVYNFG, from the exons ATGCCTGAGTCGTCACTGTACTTAACGAAGTTTGAGCATCGCGCCGTCATCAAATTCCTCGTTAAAAAGGGGAAAACagcaaaagaaatttttgaagaaACTTCTAGTGTATACGGAGAATCTGGAACGTCGTCAGCCACGGTTAAACGATGGACACGCCTATTCCAACAAGGCAGAGAGACTCTGGAAGATGACCTCCGCTCGGGTCGGCCGAACACCGCAGTCACCGATGAAAACAtcgaaaaa GATAATTTGGAAGAAATTTGCACTCGTATTGTCACCGTTGATGAAACGTGGATCCGACAATATGACCCAGAATCAAAACAGGAGCCAATGCAGTGGATAGAGAAGGGGGAAAGACCGCCGAAGAAGTTCAAGGTGGAAAAATCGGCTTCCAAACTCATAGCCACCATTTTTTGGGATTGCGAAGGAGTTTTGCTCATAGATTACCTtccaaaaaaaactacaatgaaTGCAGAGTATTATGCTgggcttttaaaaaaagttcgcgAAGCCATTGTCGAAAAAAGAAGAGGTAAAATCAGCAAAGGAATTTTGTTTTTGCAAGACAACGCGCCGGTTCACACGGCGCGCATTGCGAGGCAAGCCTTGCTAGAAACTGGCTTCGATGAAGTAAATCACCCTCCCTATAGTCCAGATCTGGCACCTAgcgattatttttcatttaaaaatttgaaaaaagactTACGGGGACGAAGATTTGGGGATGATGAAGAGATGAAGGTGGCCGTTAATGAACATTTTCTAGCCAAAGACGCGGGTTATTTTTTATCAGGGATACAAGCCCTCTATAAAAGATGTCAAAG GAACCTG GTGACCCAAGTGCATGGCGTGATGCTCTGCGCTGCGGTGTACGTCATGATACATAGAGCGTCCCTCGTGGAGGCTATTGTATACAACTTCGGATAA